Genomic segment of Alcanivorax borkumensis SK2:
AACAAATTATCGTTTTTTACCGCCCGTAAGCTGGCAAACTGCCGCCACGGCGCCAGCCAGCCCGGATCATCTTCACCCATCCCCCCCGCAACAATGGCCTGTGGATTTTTCTCCAACACGGACTCCTGACTGATTCGCGGAGTCAGCGTGGGAAGATCAGCGAAGACATTTTCCCCACCACACAGCTGAATCGCTTCACTGATCAGGTGCTTGCCATTTACCGTCATTAGCGGCTCTTTCCATACCTGATAAAACACACTGACTTTCGCTGCATCGGCATAACGTTCACGCAGGGCATCGATGCCCGATCGAAAAGCCTCCGCCGCACCCAGCCCTACCGACTGAGTGCCGGCCAGCCTGGCAAAACGCTCCAGCGAAGTGCTCACATCCTCAAACCGGCGCGGCTCGCTGTAATACACCGGCAGCCCCAAGGCTTGCAGGCGTTCCACCTGAGGTAACGGGTTGCCACTATGCCACGCGACAATCAGGTCCGGTTTTAGCGACAAAACGGCCTCTAAATCCAGACGTTTATAACTGCCCACCCGCGGTAATTTTTTCGCCGCAGGCGGGTAATCACTGAAGCTCACCGCGCCGACCATCTGCCCACCGGCCCCTGCCGCAAACAGCAATTCGGTGGCGCCGGGAGAGAGGGCAATAATGCGGCTGGCCGGTTTTTCCAAACACACCTCACGCTGGATATCGTCGGTGACACACACCGCCGCCATGGCCGTATCAAACATGGCCAACAACGTCAGCAACAACCCCCAGCGTAAAACGCGCATTCACTCACTCCATCTCATCTCGCAGCGCTATTCTTGCTCTACCTATCGTAGCGCAGGCTCAACATTACCGAACGCCCTGCGTTCATATAGTTCCAACCAGCAAAGTTCTGCGCCGTGGCGTACTCCTTGTCGAGCACGTTTTTCACCGCCAGGCGTGTGGACCAGTTCCGTGCGAAATTCCAGCCGACGCGCAAATCCAGCAAACCGAACCCAGACAGCCGCACGTCGTTTTGCGCATCGTTATAACGGTGCCCTTGCAAAACCACACTGCCTCCTAGGGAAACGTTCCCCATGGCTCGGTCCAGATCAAAACGGAAGCTACGCTTTGACTGACGCTGAAGCACCAACCCCGTATCCCGATCTTCTGGATCCTGAGCCGTAAAGGCCGCACCAGCGCGCCACTGGTTTATCTCAACACCGGTAGCCAGTTCGACACCCCGAATGCGCGCCCGGTTCACATTGAACGGCGCATAACGCCCACCCTGCAAGGCATAGGCAATCAGGTCATCCACATCGGTCTGGTAGGCGGCAATATCCCAGTACCAACGCTGATACTGGCCCCTCACCCCGAGCTCGGTGCTGGCGGAACTTTCCGGGTCCAGCTGGTCATTACCAAAGCCGGGGAAGTACAAATCATTAAAGGTCGGCGCACGGAAAGCGGTGCCATAGCTGGCCCGTAACCGGTGATGGTTATCGAGCTTGTAGCCCAAC
This window contains:
- a CDS encoding cobalamin-binding protein, giving the protein MRVLRWGLLLTLLAMFDTAMAAVCVTDDIQREVCLEKPASRIIALSPGATELLFAAGAGGQMVGAVSFSDYPPAAKKLPRVGSYKRLDLEAVLSLKPDLIVAWHSGNPLPQVERLQALGLPVYYSEPRRFEDVSTSLERFARLAGTQSVGLGAAEAFRSGIDALRERYADAAKVSVFYQVWKEPLMTVNGKHLISEAIQLCGGENVFADLPTLTPRISQESVLEKNPQAIVAGGMGEDDPGWLAPWRQFASLRAVKNDNLFFVAPSTLQRPTPQMLIGARALCRHLESARARH